A region of Ornithodoros turicata isolate Travis chromosome 5, ASM3712646v1, whole genome shotgun sequence DNA encodes the following proteins:
- the LOC135394081 gene encoding probable G-protein coupled receptor No18 has product MDITAPSSLPPSTMLQLNPLDDSNLTLPFPNLTDLPNLTYLINDTTFHEPIPPALAMSLPEALVTALVLSAIMVGTVFGNVLVILAIFTYRPLRSVQNMFIVSLAAADIAVALLVMPFNVAYALMGRWVFGLHVCELWLTCDVLCCTASILNLCAIALDRYWAIHDPINYAQKRTLRRVLLTIFLVWAISALISVPPLIGWNDWPEVFDETSPCQLTEERGYVVYSASGSFFVPLFIMTIVYFKIFLATRRRLRNRAKAIAATLQVKPMSGNFLPLPPNPMENSSAESGNTECPQSPQTEQSPIDPDMDSIAAVKLEDDEPPKQINGQPVVPNVKQYMEERQRISLSKERRAARVLGIVMGVFVLCWLPFFLMYVILPFCGDRCYITAKTVNFITWLGYINSALNPVIYTVFNRDFRKAFIKILGRKK; this is encoded by the exons ATGGACATCACTGCTCCAtcctctctccctccctccaCCATGCTCCAACTCAATCCCCTTGACGACTCCAACCTAACCTTACCCTTCCCAAACTTGACAGACTTACCCAACCTAACCTACTTAATCAACGACACCACGTTCCACGAGCCAATACCACCAGCCTTGGCCATGTCCCTTCCAGAAGCCCTGGTGACCGCTCTCGTGCTGTCAGCCATCATGGTGGGCACCGTTTTCGGCAACGTGCTCGTCATCCTGGCCATCTTCACCTACAGACCTCTGCGAAGCGTCCAGAACATGTTCATCGTGTCCCTAGCCGCGGCAGATATCGCAGTGGCACTCCTGGTGATGCCCTTCAATGTGGCGTACGCGTTGATGGGCCGCTGGGTATTTGGTCTTCATGTCTGCGAACTGTGGCTCACATGCGACGTGCTCTGTTGTACCGCTTCCATACTTAATCTGTGTGCAATAGCGTTGGACCGATACTGGGCCATCCATGACCCCATAAACTACGCTCAGAAACGAACTCTAAGGAGGGTCTTGCTCACCATCTTCCTCGTCTGGGCCATCAGCGCTCTCATCTCTGTGCCACCCCTTATTGGTTGGAATGACTGGCCCGAG GTGTTCGACGAGACTTCCCCGTGCCAACTGACGGAAGAACGTGGCTACGTCGTCTACTCTGCATCCGGCTCCTTCTTCGTGCCTCTCTTCATCATGACCATAGTCTACTTCAAGATCTTCCTGGCCACCAGGCGACGGCTCCGCAACCGAGCCAAGGCCATCGCGGCCACGCTTCAAGTGAAACCGATGTCGGGCAACTTCCTGCCGCTCCCGCCGAACCCCATGGAGAACTCATCGGCCGAGTCCGGCAACACGGAGTGCCCGCAGTCGCCTCAGACCGAGCAGAGCCCCATCGACCCGGACATGGACAGCATAGCGGCTGTGAAGCTGGAGGACGACGAACCGCCGAAGCAGATCAACGGGCAGCCCGTTGTCCCCAACGTGAAACAATACATGGAAGAACGGCAAAGGATATCGCTTTCCAAAGAACGGCGAGCGGCCAGAGTGCTGGGCATTGTCATGGGTGTCTTTGTGCTCTGTTGGTTGCCGTTTTTTCTCATGTACGTTATCCTGCCGTTTTGTGGAGACAGGTGCTACATTACGGCCAAGACTGTGAATTTCATTACGTGGCTGGGCTACATCAATTCGGCCCTGAATCCCGTCATATACACTGTGTTCAATCGCGACTTCCGCAAGGCCTTTATTAAGATACTGGGCCGGAAAAAATGA